Within the Paenibacillus sp. AN1007 genome, the region GAAAGAGATTAACAGTCGTTTGGGCTTTCTCGTTAATGTAGGTTTGGATTACCTGACGTTAAGCCGTGCTGCCGGAACGTTATCCGGCGGCGAAGCGCAGCGGATCAGATTGGCTACACAAATCGGTTCCAGCCTGATGGGAGTTCTCTATATTCTGGATGAGCCGAGTATCGGTCTGCATCAGCGGGATAATGATCGTTTGATCTCCACGCTCGCCCATATGCGGGATATCGGCAACACATTGATCGTTGTAGAACATGACGAAGATACGATGATGGCTGCGGACTATATTATCGACATCGGTCCAGGCGCAGGTATTCACGGTGGTACAGTCATGTCACAAGGTACACCTGAGGAGATTATGAATGACGAGAACTCGTTAACGGGCCAGTATCTGAGCGGCAAAAAGTTTATTCCGATCCGTACGGAGCGCCGGAGTGTCGGGGACCGCTGGTTGGAAGTACGCGGAGCCAAAGAGAACAATTTGAAAAATCTCAATGTAAAAATTCCAGTGGGTGTATTTACTGCTGTAACAGGCGTATCCGGTTCGGGTAAATCGACACTGATTAATGAGATTTTGTACAAAACGTTGGCGCGTGATCTCAACCGTGCGCGTGTACGCCCGGGACAGCATAAGGAGATTCGTGGACTGGAGCATATCGACAAAGTCATTGATATCGACCAGTCGCCGATCGGACGCACGCCGCGCTCCAACCCGGCGACATATACGGGGGTCTTTGATGATATCCGTGACTTGTTTGCACAGACGAACGAAGCCAAGGTGCGCGGGTACAAGAAGGGGCGATTCAGCTTTAATATCAAAGGTGGACGCTGTGAAGCCTGCAGAGGAGACGGCATTATCAAGATCGAGATGCACTTCCTGCCGGATGTGTATGTGCCGTGTGAGGTCTGCAAGGGTAAACGCTACAACCGTGAAACGCTCGAAGTAAAGTACAAAAACAAAAATATTGCGGATGTGCTTGAAATGACAGTGGAAGATGCCACTCAATTTTTCGAGAACATTCCGAAGATTCATCGCAAAATGCAGACGCTGCTGGATGTCGGACTGGGCTACATCAATCTGGGTCAGCCTGCAACAACGCTGTCTGGAGGCGAAGCCCAGCGGGTGAAGCTTGCTTCTGAGCTGTATCGCCGGAGTACTGGCAAAACCATTTATATTTTGGATGAGCCAACGACTGGTCTGCATGTCGATGATATTGACCGGCTGCTGAACGTCCTGCACCGCCTCGTCGATTCGGGAGAATCCGTGCTGGTCATTGAACATAATCTGGATGTAATCAAAACAGCCGATTATATCGTAGACTTAGGTCCAGAAGGCGGAAGCGGCGGCGGCACCATTGTAGCGACAGGTACTCCGGAGGATATCATTCGAGTGGAGGCTTCATACACAGGCAGATATCTGAAACCTGTACTGGAGCGCGACACGGAGCGAAGTAAAGCCCTGCAGCTCGCAGACTAGTTCAGCACCTGTGATAGGTGTGCCAAGGGTAACTACGGTTGAAACCTTCCTTTCACCGAGAAAGATAGATCGTGAATAACATTCACGCTCCTCTTTTTTGGTGAAGAAGGTTTTTTTTATTATGCAAAAAGTCAGGGACAGTAGATAGTGGCTGCTTTTCAATGATGTTGAGTAAATAACGTTTCTCGGGATCGTTGTTAGTTTTCCAAACGGATGATCATCGTCACAATAAAGCCAACAAATGAAAGTGTTTACATATTAACTCGGGCAAGCCTTTGTGAGCAGACCAGACAAGCTGGATTTTTTTCATTTTTCTGGATGATAGGGCTTGCATTACTAACAGGGTACAGATAACATAGAGGAAGAGTTTAGGGTATGCGTTAGCTTTTTACTATGGTGAGGAGGTCTGTCTATCCATGCTGCTTGCAGAGGCTGCCACGGCGAGTACATCGAATTTTAATGCATTTGATATTTTTGTCATCCTGTTTACGATCCTGATTTTTATTGGATTGGTCCGCCTGGTCCGGGCACCGAAGAAAAATTTATTTGCGATCGGCTTTACAGTTGTCAGTCTGCTGGTATTTTTGATGACAGACTATGCGATGATCAAAGGCTGGTTTGGTTAACCAACACATGCAGTAGTCCAGTAACATCCCACAGAACATATGGATACACAACCGTGAACACTTTCCACGACATTGATGGAAGGTGTTTTTTCATGTCTTCATAACATGGAGGGAATAGTCATTTTTTGTCGAAAAAGAGCGAAAATTAAAACGATTGTACAGCCATAATTTGTATGATACATTGAGGGATACCGGTATTGCAGATGAGAGAGAAATAGATTCGCCAGGAATCGGTTGTCCAGTCGCGCAAGAAGGATGTATAGAGAGGGTCAGGTGAGATCATGAAAAGGTTTGTAAAAAGGGCAGCATCCATGATGATGGTGGTAGTGCTCTCCATCGGTATGACAGCGACTGCTGGTGCGGCGGCATCCAAATCAGGTATGCAGGCCAAAGTCATTGACGGCCAAGTGTATGTGAATACCAAAGATGTGGTGAAGACATTCGGCGGCAGCGGACAATATGATGCCAAATCTGGCATGTATACGTACAAGGGAAGTGCAAACATCCCGAAAGTGATTGAGAAGGTATCTCCGTCCGTGGTGGGTATCATCGGCAAGACGACGGAAAGTCAGAGCGGGACGGAAAATGACCGTTATAATCTGGCACACGGCACGGGCGTTATTATTCGTTCTAACGGGTGGATTGTTACAAATGCCCATGTCATTGATGAATTGGTTAATCCAGTCGTAGTTACGACGGATGGTAATACATATAACATTACGGACTCATTCAGTGATCCGTTAAGTGATCTGGCACTGATTAAAATTAAAGCCAAATCACTAAAACCTGCAGTTTTTGCCAAGGCTTCACAGACATCCGTTGGGGAGACGGTCATTGCGATCGGTACGCCGATCTCTTTTTCACTTCGTAACTCGGCAACGGTTGGTGTAATCAGTGGTTTGAACCGGGGAGTCGAGGCATCCTACCGCTTAATTCAGACAGACACGGCCATTAATCCCGGCAATAGTGGTGGACCGCTGGTTAACCTGAAGGGTGAAGTTGTTGGCATCAACTCGATGAAATTCTCTGCTGTGGGCATTGAGAGTATGGGATTCTCCATTCCGGTGGATACCGTTAATTTTGTCATCCATCAATTTTTCAAATACGGCACCATCAAACGGGCAAGTCTCGGCCTTGAGCTGGAGGAAAGCTGGTCTGCGATTGTAGGCCTGCCTGCAGAAGATCCGTTGACCGTTACGGGTGTACTGAGCCCGGAAGCGGAGAAAGCCAAGATTAAGGAAGGCGATGCCATCTACAGTGTGGCGGGGAAACGTGTATCTTCCGTCGTAGATATCAATGAACTGCTTAAAGCCTACTTACCTGGACAAAAAGTAAAACTGCTGGTGCAGACCGATGGGGACATCGTTACCCGCACATTGGTACTTGCTGATCGGGATTCCCTCCAGGATGAGTCAGATGAGTCGCTTCTGGCAGATGAAGAAGAATAAAGCCTGGCAAGTAACCCGAATGAATCTAGAGAGGACGAATGAACGGAATGAAAAAGTCATGGTTACGCGTGCTGAGCACGGGGGTATTAGCGGGTATGCTGCTGGCTGGCACGGCTCTGCCGGTGTGGGCAGCCGACGATATGAAGACGAATGAGCTGCGGGTCAAAGCAGGCAGTACCCGTGCTTTTATCAATGGTCAGAAACAGAATATTACGAAACCCCTTATTGTTAAGGGAGTAACGATGGTGCCTGTCGGTGTGTTCAAGAAGGCATTTGGAAGTGAGATCCGGCTGGAGAAGAACGATGTCATTAAAATCAAGCAGGGAGCACACGTCGCAGCTTTGACGATGGGCAGTTCCATCGCCTGGATTGATGGAGCAAAAGTGGAGATGGGTGCTGCGCCGAATATGGTAAACGGTGTGCTGATGGTTCCTCTTCGTCCTGTAGCTGCAGGGATCGGTGCATCTCTTGCGCCGAACAGCGCGGGAGAGATCGTTATTCGTTTGATGCAGACGGGTAAAGGGGCTGAAGATGAGGGCGGTATAGATCTCGACAAGGGTAAAACAAGAATCGGTAACAGTTATTACGGCTGGTCGATGCATTATCCGGCTAATCTCCTTGTGCTTCAATCCAGTGAACAGGAACGGATGATGACGTTTGGTGCTGCGGACGAGAGCTATTATCTCGAAGTGTACGTTAGTGAACAGAATGTTTCGCTTGACGCAGATGACCTGCTGACACAGCTCGTGCAGGTGGCAAAACAGGCGGGCGATACGGTGTTGGATCGTGAAGCGGTATCGAAAGGCAGCAAACCGTATGCACGCATTGTCGTGAAAGATACGGACGGTATGTTATGGGAGCTGCGCCAATATATTCATGACGGGCGTCAATATGATGTGTATTTGGCCGATTATCAAGCGTTCAACTACAAAGATTTGAGCAAACACGCTTCGCTGCTCAACTCCTTTGATCCAAGCTACTCCCCGTCTGACCGTACAATCAAGGATCTCTCTACCGTGGAAGAAGGCATGCGCGCGGCATGGAATGAAGATTATGGAATTAGCTTAAAGGTTCCAGCTGGCTGGTCCATGGATAATAAAAGCATGACCTACGAAGATGAACAAGGTGCGTATCTGCAGCTTCGAGTGACTTCTGCGAAGTCTGGGGCAACCGTGAAAGACTGGAGTGATCAGCTCGAAAAGTGGATGCGTGAAACCTTTACTGCGGAGAGCTATCAGCAGATTGGTTCATTTACAACGGAAATCTCCGGGGAAACCGCTGAGGTCAATGAATTCCGCTATAACTTCGGGGCGGGCTGGCAGACCGAATTCGACGTTCTTTTGCAAAAAAACGGATATCGTTATTATGCCGAGTACACCTTCCCGGAAGGAAAAGCTGCTGACCGGGCATGGTTTAATCAAATCATGAAGAGTGTGGAGATTGATTTTGATACAGTAACGGATAACTTTGGCCAGCTGGACGAAGATCCATATTTGACAGATAAAACGAAGACGATCACGCGCACCTCCAAACGTTATCATTACAGCGTGGATATTCCGCGTTACTGGACACCGTACAGTGATCGGTTTGAGAGCTCACCTGTCATCTATACTTTCACGGGCGGTAACTTCTCTATTGCAGCCTCAGAAGACAAGTCGATTGAGATGACGGTTAGTCAGCTGAGAGAGGCATACGCAGAAGCAGCCAAAACCCGCAAGAGCTTTAGTCTGATCCGCAGTGAGGAACTTACTTTTGCAGGAGTGCCTGCGTTTTCCTTTACGTATCATGAAGAGGACAAGGGTGTGCCGTATACAGGGAGCCAGATTGTGTTTGAGAAAAATGGAGCCACATATACGATCACTAGTGGTCTGAACGATGCAAATCGTACGCAAGTACAGGCAGCCATGCTGGAAAAAGCAGTGAACTCATTTACTTTTAACAAATAATAAATAAAATGAAACAAGATAGTGCCGGAGGGTTTGAGAACCTTCCGGTTTTTTACTGTTTAAAGGCAGGCGGATGTGCCCTTAGAGAGACCGGCAGAATATGTTCACCGTTTGCCGCAGTACGGATGAGGTTGAAAAGGATAAACGGTTTTTTCAGGAAAGCGTAGAAGAGTAGGTGTAGAAGTGGTACACTATACTAGTTCAGGAGTTATTACTTCTGATTCGAGAAATCGAGAGACTGTAGGCCCGGATTTCAGGCAATACAGACTAATGTATAGATATAGTGATACTTGACGTGACAGCAATAAGGCGTACTGAGATAGAGGTACAAGGGAAGAAAACCGGCGTAGGCCGGTATGGGGAGGGTCTACATGAAAACAGCAGCATTACGAAGAGAAGACGTTGAACTTCTGGCACCCGCAGGGGACTGGGATTGCATGCGTTCGGCGGTAGCCAACGGTGCGGATGCGATTTTCTTCGGGGTCGAAAAATTTAATGCACGGGCGCGCGCGAACAATTTCCGCATGGACGAGCTGCCGGAAATTATGGCGTTTTTGCACAGTTATGGCGTGAAAGGGTTTCTGACCTTTAATATATTGATTTTTGAAAATGAATTGAAAGATGCGAAGGAACTGATTGATGCCTGCGTGGATGCAGGTGTGGATGCAGTGATTGTACAGGACTTGGGTCTGGTCAAAATGATTCGTGAAATCTCGCCGGACTTCCCGATCCACGGTTCCACCCAGATGACGATTACGTCTCCTGAAGCGGTGGAGTTTACCAAGCCGTTTGACATGGAACGTGTCGTACTCGGACGAGAGAACAATCTGAAGCAGATTCAGAAAATCGGGGAACAGGCCAAACTTCCGATGGAAGTATTTGTGCACGGTGCACTCTGCGTATCCTACTCGGGTCAATGTCTGACTTCCGAAATGTGGGGTGGACGTTCCGCGAACCGTGGTGAATGTGCACAGGCCTGCCGTCTGCCGTATGACCTGATGGTGGATGGCGTTCACCAGCCGATGGGCGATGTAGCATATCTGTTGTCTCCGAAAGACCTGGCAGCGATTGATATCATGCCGGAACTGATTGAAGCGGGTGTGACGTCATTCAAAATTGAAGGCCGCCTCAAAACGCCTGAGTACGTGGCGAACGTGGTCAGCAAATACCGTAAAGCGATTGACCGTTATTTTGACGGTGATAATACACGGGCAAGCAGGGAAGAGATCCGTGAGCTGCAGCAGAGTTTCTCACGCGGATTCACACATGGGTTCCTGGACGGCATCAACAACAAACAGCTGGTAGACGGCACATTCCCGAAAAGCCGCGGCGTTTATCTTGGTCGTGTGAATCAAGTGCTTCGTGACGGTGTGGTTCTGAAACTGGACGCACCAGTGAAACGTGGAGACGGTATTGTGTTTGACGCCGGTGATCCAACGAAGAAAGAAGAAGGCGGACGCGTATATGATGTGCGCCGTAAAGGTGTAAAGATTGAAGGCGAAGCCGGCGAAGGCTGGATCGTGGACATCGTGCCAGGCCGCAGTGATGTGGATCTGCGCCGCGTAAAAGTGGGCGACAAGGTGTGGAAAACCAATGACCCTGCGCTCGACAAACGTCTGCGTCAGAGTTTTGAGACCGATAAGCCATACCGTGTCTTTCCGGTTAAAGTCAAAGTTATCGGCAGTCCGGGCCAGCCGCTCAGCACATGGTGGACCGATGTGCAGAAGGGAACGACCGTGCGCGTAGATTCGGAGATGGAACTGGACATTGCCCAGAAACGCCCGATGACCCATGAACTGCTCGAGGAGCAGTTCGGACGTCTCGGCGGCACCGTGTTCCAACTGGAGGGACTGGATGTCAACCTGCACGGTGACGTCATCATCCCGATGCGCGAGTTGAATAATATTCGCCGTCAGGCGGTCGAACAACTCGCGGGCGAGCGCCCGAAACCGCCCGTCTACGTGAAACGGGCAGTGGACGTGTACGGCGATGCGGTACAACCGGCATCTCCAGTGGCTCGCGGTCAAGCAGAGCTGACCGCGCTGTGCCGCAGCCTGCCGCAAGTGGAGGCAGCGCTGGAAGCGGGTGTCGGCATGATCTACGCCGACTTCGAGTTCATTAAACAGTTCCCGGCAGCGGTGGAAGCTGTACATGCTGCAGGCGGCAAGATTGCGCTGGCTACACCGCGTATTCATATGCCTGGCGAGAACGGCTATCACAACAATATCCTGCGTTTGGAGCCGGATGCGGTGCTCGTTCGCAACACAGGTGCGCTGTACTTCTATCTGCGTCATCGTAGAATGAATCCGGACGCGAAGCATCCACAGCTTATTGGTGACTTCTCCTTGAACATCGCCAACCACAAGGCCGTGGAATTGTTCCTAGAAGCAGGCTGCGACTGGATCACACCATCGTACGACCTGAACATTCAGCAGATGGTTGATCTGCTCGGTAACTCCCGTACAAGTCAGACTGAAGTTGTTATCCATCAGCATCTGCCGATGTTCCACACAGAGCACTGTGTGTACTGTACGTTCATGAGTGAAGGAACGGATTATACGAACTGCGGGCGTCCTTGCGAGGAAAAACGGGCATCCCTGCAGGACCGAATCGGGATGTCTCACCCGGTGCGGGTGGATGAAGGCTGCCGTAACACGGTCTATAACGCCGTAGAACAGTCTGGTGCCGAGTACCTGACCAACTTCATGGATCTGGGAGTATCCCGTTACCGGGTAGAGTTCCTGGAAGAAACACCGGAACAGGTGAAGGAAGTCATCGACCTGTACAATCGTGCACTGCGCGGCGAGATCAGCGGTACGCAGGTATGGAAAACATTGAAAGCAACGAACCAACTGGGCGTTACACGCGGTCAACTGGTGAAATAAACGGAGCAACAAGCTATATAAGTTGAACTATTTTTTTACACAAAAACGGAGAGGGCAGAAAAAACCTGAAAAAGCGAAGCGTTCGCCTAAAAGCTTTCTGTAAGAAAGCTGCATCGGAAGCCTACGCTTATCACCGGATTTTCCCTTTTAGGAAAGGGAATCAAAAAATCTGGGGATAACAGTGATTGGAAGGTTATTCTGTCATCGAAGTGCACGTGTAAACAACTGGGTTTCAACTTAATAAGCAACCCCAATCTCTGCTTTACGGAGCTCTTGGGGTTTTTTCTATAAAGAAACGGAATCTGTATTCAAGGAGGTGTGAAGTATGGCGGCACCGTTCACCATCATGGATATCAAATTGCTGTGCGGGGTCACGGCATTCAAGCACGGCGAAGAATATCAACAGTCCGGAAGGATTGGCAGGCTGGCTGTGAGTGAGGATGGACGTCATTATCAAGCGGTTGTTCGAGGTACAGAAACTTACGAAGTCAAAGTGGATCTGGATGACGCGGGAGAGATTGAAGCCTACTGTGATTGCCCGGCATACGGCAGCTATTATGACTATTGCAAACATATCGCGGCTGTTCTGCTTGCTGTTCATGAACATGCGGGCACGACAGAATCGTCCGGCGGCACAGGGTCAACCTCGAAGGTAGGCACGCTGGTCGAAGAAGAGAGATGGGAGCGGCCTTACTCATCGCCAACGTCATCGCCATCTCCATCTCCATCGCCAGCATTATCCCCACCTGCACACGTATCGGCTTCTAAATTCATATCTTCCACCAATGTATCCTCAGCAGCAGATGATAACGGGAAGGCATACGATGAATTAGCAAATCCTTCTCGGATAAGCACCGCTCATCCATCGTCTGCACGGGAGATGCAGGCACAGCAACCGCAGCGATCCCACCAACCGGAGCAAGCGCAGCGGCAAAGGCTGGAGACGATATCATCTTCCCCTTTTGCCCAGGCAGGTCGTCCAAGTTCAGCTTCAGGCTGGGGCCGCTCTGCGGATAAACCGTCCTATCGTACAGCAGATCAGATTCTGTCCATGTTTGCCAAAGATCGGAGATTACCACAAGAACGGGAGTCGAAATACACGGCACCAGTCACTCGCTCCATGCTGCGTGAAGAGCTGCAGATACAGTATATATGCAAGCTGGTGCATGTTTCTCGAGGCATAGGCAAACTTGCACTGGAATTGAAGGTGGGCAGCAAACGTCTCTATGTTGTGCAGAAGGTCAAGCAGTTCCTGAACTGTGTCGAAAAGGGTGAGCCTATGTCCTTCACCAAGCTGTTTCATTATGATCCGCTCATGCATGTATTTCGAGCTCAAGATCAAGCGATCCTATCGATGCTCATTCGTATGAGACAGAGTGAAGAAGCATACCGCGAGTCGATTTCGGGGTATTTGGGGGCTTCGGACGGACGGGAGATTTTGATCGCCCCGATTGTGTGGAAACCGCTGCTTGAGCTTCTACTGCAGGCGGACAGTCGGATGGAGGGCACCGGACTGGGGAACGGGCCGCTTGTGCCGAGCGAAGGAGCGCTGCCTTTATTTTACCGGATTGCGGAGGGCGCTAATGAAGGATATCAGCTGGAAGTATCGGGATTGCGTGAGCTGATCCTGCTTCCGGCGTATGATGCTGCGGTCGTTGAAGGTCAGCTGTATATGCTCGAACCGATGCAGATGCGCAGTCTGGAGGATCTAAGCAGTGCGCTCACATCGTATGGCATTAAAGAGAGTATTGATATTTCGGCACAGCAGGTCGATGAGTTTGTACAGCATGTCGTACCGGAACTGCGGACCTTGGGGCATCTGTCCATTGATTCCCGTGTGCGAGAACAGATCGCTGAACCAGAGCTGTCTCCGAAGCTGTACATCGACTTTTACCGGGAACGCATTACGGCGCGTCTGGAATTTGATTATGGTGTGATGGTTATTAATCCGCTGGCGGAGTACCTGATCAGTGAGGAAGAAAAGAAGGTCATTCTGATTCGCGACCGTTTCAAGGAACGGAATCTGGTGGAGAGGCTGGACCGCTCATTTCTGGAGCGTGAGGGCAGTGTCTGGGCAAGTGAGCGTGAGGATGCGATCTATGATGTGATGTATCACCTGCTGCCGGAGCTTGAGAAGCTGGCCGATATCTATATGCCGAATGCTGTAAAAGCGATGATGCCGACTTATCCGGTACCGCCCAAGGTTCGTGCAGATCTCGGGAGGGGGCTGGACTGGCTGGAGATTTCCTTCGAGATGGAGGGAGTAGACGAGCAGGAGCTGCAGGAACTGATGCGCAGTATTGTGGAAAAGAAAGCTTTCTTCCGCCTGCGAAGCGGTGTCTTCCTGTCACTTGAAAATGAAGGCGCGAGCAGCTTCGCTCGCATGGCTGACGCGCTCGGGCTGGAAGCAGGAGATATCCAGAGCAGCCATATTCGGCTGCCTGCAGTAAGGGCTTTACAGCTTCCCGGTAAGCATGAGGTCTCCGGTCATGTGAAATGGGGCGGTTCGCTCAAACGTTTCCTGGGTGATCTGCGTGATCCTGACCGAATGGACTTTCCACTCCCAGAGGCGCTGGCACCCGTGCTGCGGGATTATCAGGCGAGCGGATATCAGTGGCTTCGTACATTGGCACATTACCGCTTTGGCGGTATCCTGGCCGATGATATGGGACTGGGCAAAACGCTGCAAAGCATCGCCTATATCACCGCATCGTTACAGGAAAAGCCTATATACGAGCAGGAGCAGGTACCGACAGATCAAACGGTGTTTGGTATAGGAGCTCATTCGGATAGCGACAACTCTCCAAACGCAGTTGATGCTTGGCACATCTCGCAGCAGGAGGGGCTGACCATTCGTACGCGAATGTCGCATCCTCCGGTGCTGGTTGTCGCGCCAGCTTCATTGACCTACAACTGGGCGAACGAGTTTGCGCGGTTTGCTCCTCATCTGAACGTATTGATCGCCGCCGGGCAAAAGGATGAACGGGCCAGCATGCTGGCGGATATGGACAATGCAGATGTAATTGTGACATCATACCCGCTGCTGCGCCGTGATCTGGATACGTATTTGGGGCGGACATTCCATACCCTCATTCTGGACGAGGCACAGGCCATCAAAAATGCATCGTCCCAGACTGCGCAGGCCGTCAAACAGATTCAGGCGCCGCGGCGTTTTGCGCTGACAGGTACACCCGTAGAGAATTCTCTGGATGAACTGTGGTCTATTTTTGAAGCGGTTTTCCCGGGATTGTTCCCGAGTTACAGAAGGTTTCGCGACCTGCCGCCGGAGCGAATCTCGCGCATGGTGCGTCCGTTCATTCTTCGCCGCCTCAAGAAGGATGTGCTGGAAGAACTGCCGGATCGTATTGAGACGGTGCAGCGATCTGAGCTGACAGTGGAACAGAAAAAGCTGTATGCAGCTTATCTGTCTCAGCTTCAGGATGAAACTGCAAAGGATATGGAAGACGACGGCTTCCAGAAAAATCGGATCAAAATTTTGGCAGGCATCACCCGTCTGCGCCAGTTATGCTGTCACCCTGCTCTTTTTGTAGACGGATACCAAGGAGATTCCGGCAAAATGGAACAGCTGCTGGAGACCGTTCAGGACTGTCTGGCCGCTGGCAAACGTATTCTAATCTTCTCCCAGTTCGCCAGTATGCTGCGTCTCATTCGTCAGACTCTTGCTGCGCAGGGAA harbors:
- the uvrA gene encoding excinuclease ABC subunit UvrA, which translates into the protein MASENIVIKGARAHNLKNIDITIPRDRFVVLTGLSGSGKSSLAFDTIYAEGQRRYVESLSAYARQFLGQMEKPDVDSIEGLSPAISIDQKTTSRNPRSTVGTVTEIYDYLRLLFARVGHPHCPDHGIEITSQTVEQMVDRIMQYPERTRLQILAPIVAGRKGEHKSVFADVSKQGFVRVRVNGELRDLSEDIQLEKNKKHTIDVVVDRIVVKDDVQARLADSIETALNLSGGQLLVDIIGEEELRFSSNFACPVCGFSIDELAPRMFSFNSPFGACPDCDGLGVKMIVDPDLLVPDRSKTIEEGAFDAWTGGTSTYYPQFLRSVCEHFNIPQDVPVEDLPADQMNKLLQGTGTEKIRFRYENDFGQRKEAQVTFEGIVNNLERRYRETASEGIREFIEGYMSAKPCGTCKGQRLKRESLAVTINDHNMAYVTSLSIGEAGRFFDSLQLTEKEQTIAKLILKEINSRLGFLVNVGLDYLTLSRAAGTLSGGEAQRIRLATQIGSSLMGVLYILDEPSIGLHQRDNDRLISTLAHMRDIGNTLIVVEHDEDTMMAADYIIDIGPGAGIHGGTVMSQGTPEEIMNDENSLTGQYLSGKKFIPIRTERRSVGDRWLEVRGAKENNLKNLNVKIPVGVFTAVTGVSGSGKSTLINEILYKTLARDLNRARVRPGQHKEIRGLEHIDKVIDIDQSPIGRTPRSNPATYTGVFDDIRDLFAQTNEAKVRGYKKGRFSFNIKGGRCEACRGDGIIKIEMHFLPDVYVPCEVCKGKRYNRETLEVKYKNKNIADVLEMTVEDATQFFENIPKIHRKMQTLLDVGLGYINLGQPATTLSGGEAQRVKLASELYRRSTGKTIYILDEPTTGLHVDDIDRLLNVLHRLVDSGESVLVIEHNLDVIKTADYIVDLGPEGGSGGGTIVATGTPEDIIRVEASYTGRYLKPVLERDTERSKALQLAD
- a CDS encoding trypsin-like peptidase domain-containing protein, with the translated sequence MKRFVKRAASMMMVVVLSIGMTATAGAAASKSGMQAKVIDGQVYVNTKDVVKTFGGSGQYDAKSGMYTYKGSANIPKVIEKVSPSVVGIIGKTTESQSGTENDRYNLAHGTGVIIRSNGWIVTNAHVIDELVNPVVVTTDGNTYNITDSFSDPLSDLALIKIKAKSLKPAVFAKASQTSVGETVIAIGTPISFSLRNSATVGVISGLNRGVEASYRLIQTDTAINPGNSGGPLVNLKGEVVGINSMKFSAVGIESMGFSIPVDTVNFVIHQFFKYGTIKRASLGLELEESWSAIVGLPAEDPLTVTGVLSPEAEKAKIKEGDAIYSVAGKRVSSVVDINELLKAYLPGQKVKLLVQTDGDIVTRTLVLADRDSLQDESDESLLADEEE
- a CDS encoding stalk domain-containing protein; amino-acid sequence: MKKSWLRVLSTGVLAGMLLAGTALPVWAADDMKTNELRVKAGSTRAFINGQKQNITKPLIVKGVTMVPVGVFKKAFGSEIRLEKNDVIKIKQGAHVAALTMGSSIAWIDGAKVEMGAAPNMVNGVLMVPLRPVAAGIGASLAPNSAGEIVIRLMQTGKGAEDEGGIDLDKGKTRIGNSYYGWSMHYPANLLVLQSSEQERMMTFGAADESYYLEVYVSEQNVSLDADDLLTQLVQVAKQAGDTVLDREAVSKGSKPYARIVVKDTDGMLWELRQYIHDGRQYDVYLADYQAFNYKDLSKHASLLNSFDPSYSPSDRTIKDLSTVEEGMRAAWNEDYGISLKVPAGWSMDNKSMTYEDEQGAYLQLRVTSAKSGATVKDWSDQLEKWMRETFTAESYQQIGSFTTEISGETAEVNEFRYNFGAGWQTEFDVLLQKNGYRYYAEYTFPEGKAADRAWFNQIMKSVEIDFDTVTDNFGQLDEDPYLTDKTKTITRTSKRYHYSVDIPRYWTPYSDRFESSPVIYTFTGGNFSIAASEDKSIEMTVSQLREAYAEAAKTRKSFSLIRSEELTFAGVPAFSFTYHEEDKGVPYTGSQIVFEKNGATYTITSGLNDANRTQVQAAMLEKAVNSFTFNK
- a CDS encoding DUF3656 domain-containing protein, translated to MKTAALRREDVELLAPAGDWDCMRSAVANGADAIFFGVEKFNARARANNFRMDELPEIMAFLHSYGVKGFLTFNILIFENELKDAKELIDACVDAGVDAVIVQDLGLVKMIREISPDFPIHGSTQMTITSPEAVEFTKPFDMERVVLGRENNLKQIQKIGEQAKLPMEVFVHGALCVSYSGQCLTSEMWGGRSANRGECAQACRLPYDLMVDGVHQPMGDVAYLLSPKDLAAIDIMPELIEAGVTSFKIEGRLKTPEYVANVVSKYRKAIDRYFDGDNTRASREEIRELQQSFSRGFTHGFLDGINNKQLVDGTFPKSRGVYLGRVNQVLRDGVVLKLDAPVKRGDGIVFDAGDPTKKEEGGRVYDVRRKGVKIEGEAGEGWIVDIVPGRSDVDLRRVKVGDKVWKTNDPALDKRLRQSFETDKPYRVFPVKVKVIGSPGQPLSTWWTDVQKGTTVRVDSEMELDIAQKRPMTHELLEEQFGRLGGTVFQLEGLDVNLHGDVIIPMRELNNIRRQAVEQLAGERPKPPVYVKRAVDVYGDAVQPASPVARGQAELTALCRSLPQVEAALEAGVGMIYADFEFIKQFPAAVEAVHAAGGKIALATPRIHMPGENGYHNNILRLEPDAVLVRNTGALYFYLRHRRMNPDAKHPQLIGDFSLNIANHKAVELFLEAGCDWITPSYDLNIQQMVDLLGNSRTSQTEVVIHQHLPMFHTEHCVYCTFMSEGTDYTNCGRPCEEKRASLQDRIGMSHPVRVDEGCRNTVYNAVEQSGAEYLTNFMDLGVSRYRVEFLEETPEQVKEVIDLYNRALRGEISGTQVWKTLKATNQLGVTRGQLVK